In bacterium, the following proteins share a genomic window:
- a CDS encoding ABC transporter ATP-binding protein, whose protein sequence is MRQSDLKLFIGYFKRYTLFQGSLFALSLILLLLGTALQLPVPLIFKEIIDRIIPAKDLPLLGLYSLIILVVVVLREVTLYFSKVVDQKLKNGIYEKLVDELLYVYYQLPFKKVKEKDSGYFYSRVFNEPAEVEESLTTTVTFVIKVFLIFFFGLIVCLRLSWKLTLFVLFLSTGFYFLNLLFGNRIRDYSLKFQEFKARFGEVAVEVLKSFKIVNLLQVVSPVKTILGYALRDYLGIRLKRAEVSGIYSGIYGVLSDFLPVGVFLFGTIEIVRGNLTVGGLVAFMELMRYISSPIDSISEIFIEIQTTSGVIGRIEEFKAVANGGGEVNIEGSINAISLENVTVDFGDNRVIEDLSFEFVKGKKYVILGPNGSGKSTLIEVITGLINPSEGTVKLNSTLPLEKVSKKTYFKRLSVSFYPPILLPTLKDNLTLISNGKLREIAKKDVFKERDDVKFTQLSAGEKQKLSLLIALSRENCDFLILDEPLANLDDVSKAFYWNLIENYSKGRGLIVALPSAEIDLGGFEKICLAEVGHNSSK, encoded by the coding sequence TTGCGGCAAAGTGATTTAAAGCTATTCATAGGGTATTTTAAAAGATACACCCTTTTTCAAGGCAGTTTATTCGCCCTGTCCTTAATTTTACTCCTTTTAGGCACTGCTCTTCAATTGCCTGTTCCTTTAATTTTCAAGGAGATCATTGACCGAATTATTCCTGCAAAGGATCTTCCGCTTCTCGGTTTGTATTCTCTCATCATTTTGGTAGTTGTTGTTCTGAGAGAAGTTACCCTTTACTTTTCCAAGGTGGTGGATCAGAAGTTAAAAAACGGAATTTATGAAAAGCTGGTGGATGAGCTTCTTTATGTTTATTATCAGCTACCTTTTAAAAAGGTTAAAGAGAAGGATTCGGGGTATTTTTATTCACGAGTTTTCAATGAGCCAGCTGAAGTTGAAGAGAGCTTAACTACTACGGTAACCTTTGTTATAAAGGTCTTTTTGATCTTTTTCTTTGGCCTTATTGTCTGTCTGAGGCTTTCCTGGAAACTTACTTTATTTGTACTTTTCTTGTCTACGGGTTTTTACTTTCTAAACTTGCTGTTTGGGAATCGAATAAGAGATTACTCTCTGAAATTTCAGGAGTTTAAAGCAAGGTTCGGGGAAGTTGCTGTAGAAGTTTTAAAGAGTTTTAAGATTGTAAATTTACTGCAAGTGGTGTCACCTGTGAAAACGATATTAGGCTATGCTTTAAGGGATTATTTGGGAATAAGGCTAAAAAGAGCGGAAGTGAGCGGTATTTATTCGGGTATTTATGGGGTTTTAAGTGATTTTCTTCCTGTAGGAGTTTTTCTCTTTGGTACCATTGAGATAGTAAGGGGTAATTTAACGGTAGGTGGTCTGGTGGCTTTTATGGAGCTTATGAGGTACATCTCATCCCCTATTGATAGCATATCTGAAATTTTCATTGAGATACAGACAACTTCAGGCGTTATCGGAAGAATTGAGGAGTTTAAAGCCGTGGCGAATGGTGGAGGTGAGGTTAATATTGAGGGATCAATAAATGCCATCAGTCTTGAGAATGTTACTGTTGACTTTGGAGACAACAGGGTTATAGAGGATTTATCTTTTGAGTTTGTGAAGGGTAAAAAATATGTAATTCTTGGCCCGAATGGTTCCGGAAAGTCAACATTAATTGAAGTTATTACAGGGCTGATTAATCCATCTGAGGGGACCGTTAAACTCAATAGTACCTTACCTTTAGAAAAAGTTAGTAAGAAAACTTACTTTAAAAGGCTATCCGTTTCCTTTTACCCGCCTATACTTTTACCCACGCTAAAAGATAATCTAACACTGATCTCTAACGGAAAATTAAGAGAAATTGCTAAGAAAGATGTATTTAAGGAGAGGGACGATGTTAAATTCACTCAACTCTCGGCAGGTGAGAAGCAAAAACTTTCTTTGCTAATCGCACTTTCGCGGGAAAACTGTGATTTTCTAATTTTGGATGAACCACTCGCAAATCTTGATGACGTTTCAAAAGCGTTTTATTGGAATCTGATAGAGAATTATTCCAAAGGGAGGGGTTTAATTGTGGCCCTACCGTCAGCAGAAATAGATTTGGGTGGTTTTGAAAAAATATGTTTAGCGGAAGTGGGACACAATTCTTCAAAATAA
- a CDS encoding radical SAM protein translates to MGFHKNFYNIEIEHEDGLLLYNILTKNFVLLDKRYEEFYRKFPEINDEKILQEFVDAGFIVENRFDEKGYYLRNFFMSRYYSRKLLFTIVPTTGCNFGCYYCFESGIKNVKLSEGTKGKVLDFIREKVDAFKPEDVSLSFYGGEPLLCKDVLFEFGQFFKELAEKMGFKFSSDIVTNGYLFDIETAGELIEKTSLKSAQITLDGPPEIHNKRRFLKNKGGTFEKIFENVERVIETFPEFVIRIRVNVDKENIEHIEDLLKIFAKIKKNNLEVYFSPVTGEKDKIDFGENLFGDEEYGKVYAEKIVPLLYKYGFPYEVYPELSYVFCAGITPFHYLIDADGSIKKCFDLVGRDRESIGYVDNYREDARSVLKWENLKILDKECYNCKYLPVCGGGCPLYKLKTGKNRCEIWRYSLELSLKTIYDLKEHSFAAK, encoded by the coding sequence ATGGGATTTCACAAAAATTTTTATAATATTGAAATTGAACACGAAGATGGGCTTTTGCTGTATAACATCTTAACGAAGAATTTTGTTTTACTGGATAAGCGGTACGAAGAGTTTTACAGGAAGTTTCCAGAAATTAACGATGAGAAAATCCTGCAAGAATTTGTTGATGCGGGATTCATCGTTGAGAACAGATTCGATGAAAAGGGCTATTATTTAAGAAATTTCTTTATGAGCAGATATTATTCTCGGAAGCTTCTTTTTACCATTGTTCCCACAACGGGTTGTAATTTTGGCTGCTATTATTGTTTTGAATCGGGGATTAAGAACGTGAAGCTTTCTGAGGGAACTAAGGGGAAGGTCTTAGATTTTATTAGGGAAAAAGTAGATGCTTTTAAACCTGAAGATGTTTCCCTCTCCTTTTACGGTGGTGAGCCCTTACTGTGTAAAGATGTGCTTTTTGAATTTGGCCAATTCTTTAAAGAGCTGGCTGAAAAAATGGGATTTAAATTTTCGTCCGATATTGTCACCAATGGTTATCTCTTTGACATAGAGACCGCAGGAGAGTTGATCGAAAAGACCTCTTTGAAATCTGCCCAGATAACTCTTGATGGACCCCCTGAAATTCATAATAAAAGGCGATTTCTGAAAAATAAGGGTGGTACTTTTGAAAAGATCTTTGAAAATGTGGAAAGGGTTATTGAAACTTTTCCTGAATTTGTTATCAGGATACGCGTTAATGTTGATAAGGAAAACATAGAGCATATTGAGGACCTTTTGAAAATTTTTGCTAAGATTAAAAAAAATAACTTGGAGGTCTACTTTTCACCAGTTACGGGTGAAAAGGACAAAATTGACTTTGGCGAGAATCTTTTTGGAGACGAAGAATACGGTAAAGTTTACGCTGAGAAGATCGTGCCTCTACTTTACAAGTACGGCTTTCCCTATGAGGTTTATCCTGAACTTTCCTATGTCTTTTGTGCTGGTATTACACCTTTTCACTATTTGATAGACGCGGATGGAAGCATTAAAAAGTGCTTTGACCTCGTGGGGAGAGATAGGGAATCAATAGGGTATGTGGATAATTACAGAGAGGACGCAAGAAGTGTTCTTAAGTGGGAAAACTTAAAGATACTCGACAAGGAGTGTTATAACTGTAAGTATCTCCCTGTATGTGGAGGAGGATGTCCTCTTTACAAATTAAAAACTGGAAAAAATCGTTGTGAAATTTGGAGATACAGCCTTGAGTTATCGTTAAAAACTATTTACGATTTAAAGGAGCACAGTTTTGCGGCAAAGTGA
- a CDS encoding peroxiredoxin produces the protein MGLPLLGEKIPAFTAKTTHGMIKFPEDYKGKWVVLFSHPADFTPVCTTEFVAFQKRYDEFKKLNTELIGLSIDQVFSHIKWIEWIKEKLGIEIKFPVIADDRGQIAELLGMIHPSKGTNTVRAVFIIDPESILRAVLYYPQELGRNMDEILRMVKGLQVTDQHKVALPANWPNNELIGSEVIVPPANDVETAEKRPKEYTCYDWWFCHKKI, from the coding sequence ATGGGACTGCCACTATTAGGTGAAAAAATACCTGCATTTACAGCAAAAACAACCCATGGGATGATCAAGTTTCCCGAAGACTACAAGGGTAAGTGGGTAGTACTGTTCAGTCATCCTGCTGATTTCACGCCTGTGTGCACAACCGAATTCGTTGCTTTCCAGAAGAGGTATGACGAGTTCAAAAAGTTGAACACCGAGCTCATTGGCCTTTCTATTGATCAGGTTTTCTCCCATATTAAGTGGATTGAATGGATAAAGGAAAAACTTGGTATAGAAATAAAATTCCCTGTAATCGCAGATGATAGAGGTCAGATTGCAGAACTACTCGGCATGATTCATCCTTCAAAAGGCACAAACACTGTTAGAGCAGTGTTTATAATTGACCCTGAAAGCATTCTTAGGGCAGTGCTCTATTATCCGCAGGAGCTTGGAAGGAACATGGACGAGATACTCAGAATGGTTAAAGGTCTGCAAGTTACTGACCAGCATAAAGTGGCATTGCCAGCGAACTGGCCAAATAACGAGCTTATAGGCAGTGAGGTTATTGTGCCACCGGCCAATGATGTTGAAACCGCTGAGAAAAGACCAAAGGAATATACCTGCTACGATTGGTGGTTCTGCCACAAGAAAATATAA
- the dxr gene encoding 1-deoxy-D-xylulose-5-phosphate reductoisomerase, producing the protein MGRSRVALFGATGSIGTNTLRVISKYREKFELVAFSVHENLEGYYRIIKEFEPKVAVVTGNLKISSPPITTIYGKEGLIEVSEREDVDVIVVATSGNIGVYPTIHGLKRGKRVALANKETLVSFGTIVKETWLNSSGELIPIDSEHSALFQLFEKYKRDMDVLILTASGGPFRTLTRKEMEKVTIEDVLKHPVWRMGKKITVDSATLMNKGLEVIEAYWLFDLPPEKIKVLIHPQSIVHGMLKLRDGAFVAHMSYPDMKIPIQYALTYPERWECDFVQLDLTEVGALEFYKPDFDRFPLLNLAYEMLKAGGVMPCVMNAANDVAVDAFLKGYISFLDIERVVIETCLSFENVENITLETLENYDIRAREKAREILDSIKK; encoded by the coding sequence ATGGGAAGAAGTAGAGTAGCCCTCTTCGGGGCAACGGGAAGTATAGGTACCAATACCCTAAGGGTAATTTCAAAATATAGAGAAAAGTTTGAACTTGTTGCCTTTTCTGTCCACGAAAATTTGGAAGGTTATTACAGGATAATAAAAGAGTTTGAGCCAAAAGTGGCTGTAGTTACTGGAAATTTAAAAATTTCATCACCTCCTATAACTACTATATATGGTAAAGAAGGCTTGATAGAAGTCTCAGAGCGCGAAGATGTTGATGTTATTGTTGTAGCCACGTCAGGAAATATTGGCGTTTATCCAACTATTCACGGTTTGAAGAGGGGTAAGAGGGTTGCACTGGCAAATAAAGAAACCCTTGTTTCTTTTGGAACGATTGTAAAAGAAACCTGGTTGAATTCCAGTGGCGAACTGATACCCATTGATTCCGAACATTCTGCCCTCTTTCAGCTTTTTGAGAAATACAAGAGAGACATGGATGTACTAATCTTGACTGCTTCGGGTGGACCTTTCAGGACTTTAACCCGTAAAGAAATGGAAAAGGTAACCATTGAGGATGTATTAAAGCATCCTGTCTGGAGGATGGGAAAAAAGATAACGGTTGATTCAGCGACCCTTATGAACAAAGGGTTAGAAGTCATAGAAGCTTACTGGCTGTTTGATTTGCCTCCTGAAAAGATAAAGGTTTTGATCCATCCCCAATCAATTGTCCATGGTATGCTAAAGTTACGAGATGGTGCCTTTGTCGCTCATATGTCGTATCCTGACATGAAAATACCCATTCAATATGCGCTCACTTATCCAGAAAGGTGGGAATGTGATTTTGTGCAGCTTGATCTTACTGAAGTCGGTGCCTTAGAGTTCTATAAGCCGGATTTTGACAGGTTTCCTTTGCTTAACTTGGCTTATGAAATGTTAAAGGCTGGAGGGGTGATGCCCTGTGTGATGAACGCGGCAAATGACGTTGCCGTTGACGCCTTTTTAAAGGGATATATTAGTTTTCTTGACATTGAAAGGGTCGTAATAGAAACCTGTTTGAGTTTTGAAAATGTTGAAAATATAACCCTTGAAACTCTTGAAAATTACGATATAAGAGCTCGGGAGAAGGCCAGAGAAATTCTTGACTCTATAAAAAAATAA
- a CDS encoding TlpA disulfide reductase family protein yields the protein MKFKIFGTILLLIGILSAQQKKLAPDFTVTTIDGKKVALSDLRGKVVILDFWATWCPPCKKEIPGFVELKKKYAKRLEIVGISVDRGIEPVKEFYRKNKMNYPVAMATKEILESYNAIYRLQYIPTTFIIDKEGYIHDVKIGFVSKDEFEKLIQELIVDGKK from the coding sequence ATGAAGTTTAAGATATTCGGCACGATTCTACTTCTAATAGGGATACTATCGGCGCAGCAGAAAAAGCTGGCTCCCGATTTTACAGTCACCACTATTGATGGGAAGAAGGTGGCCTTGTCCGACCTTAGGGGTAAAGTAGTAATCCTTGATTTCTGGGCTACATGGTGCCCACCATGTAAAAAGGAAATTCCCGGTTTTGTGGAGTTGAAGAAAAAATACGCTAAAAGGCTGGAAATAGTAGGCATTTCCGTTGATAGAGGTATTGAGCCGGTTAAAGAGTTTTACAGGAAAAACAAAATGAATTATCCTGTTGCAATGGCAACGAAGGAAATATTAGAAAGTTATAATGCTATTTATCGTCTCCAGTATATACCCACGACTTTTATTATTGATAAAGAGGGCTACATTCATGATGTCAAGATTGGATTTGTTTCAAAGGATGAGTTTGAAAAGTTAATACAAGAGCTCATAGTGGATGGGAAGAAGTAG
- a CDS encoding peptidyl-prolyl cis-trans isomerase translates to MKKVFGLLIFVATLYAQSVDEKLQQAKVLEERKDFENALSIYKEVLGSRGLDKNRKFEVYLNIADLELDKFNRPDSAIKYLQAARKDFTDAYRKMDEVFYRLGLAYEKLGDYQNAADAYQTVAVRFQKSKYLSHALDGVERVFRKNFKEYVAFVDDEPITRLELERELENIPPFARAQYETEEGKQKLLKNLIQKRLLVKEAENRKMYLASSYQEEMKRAREQALIRALFQNVSQNISVDEKEIKEYYEKNKDSKYRIPASVTFRAIVVNSKETADTVYNLLRKGADFDSLFAKYNTDEQLKSTSGLKKDVPESGRPQELVTAALKMKKGQISKPIKLEKENKYAVIRVEEEPKKASYRNIDEVRDEIERNIKAEKTKKAWDSLIDTLWQKYNVKIVNEGKQE, encoded by the coding sequence ATGAAGAAGGTCTTTGGGTTATTAATTTTTGTTGCAACGCTATACGCTCAATCAGTTGACGAAAAGTTACAACAGGCAAAAGTACTCGAAGAAAGGAAAGATTTTGAAAATGCCCTCTCCATTTACAAAGAGGTTTTAGGTTCGAGAGGACTGGACAAAAACAGGAAATTTGAAGTTTACCTCAACATAGCAGACTTAGAATTAGACAAGTTTAACAGACCCGACTCGGCCATTAAATATCTCCAGGCAGCAAGGAAAGATTTCACCGATGCTTATAGGAAAATGGACGAAGTTTTTTACAGGCTCGGCCTCGCATATGAAAAGCTGGGTGATTATCAAAACGCTGCCGATGCTTATCAGACCGTAGCGGTGAGATTCCAAAAGAGCAAATACCTTTCTCATGCCTTAGATGGTGTGGAAAGAGTTTTCAGAAAAAATTTCAAAGAATATGTTGCCTTCGTTGATGATGAGCCTATTACAAGGCTTGAATTAGAGAGGGAACTGGAAAACATCCCGCCCTTTGCAAGGGCTCAATACGAAACAGAAGAAGGGAAACAAAAACTGCTGAAAAATCTCATTCAGAAACGTCTTCTTGTGAAAGAAGCAGAAAACAGGAAGATGTACTTAGCCTCTTCCTATCAAGAAGAAATGAAAAGGGCGCGTGAACAAGCTTTAATAAGGGCTCTCTTCCAGAATGTTTCTCAGAACATCTCCGTTGACGAAAAAGAGATTAAAGAATATTACGAAAAGAACAAAGATTCAAAGTACAGAATTCCTGCTTCAGTTACATTCCGGGCAATCGTAGTAAATTCTAAGGAAACAGCAGATACTGTATACAACCTTCTTAGAAAAGGCGCCGATTTTGACTCCCTTTTCGCCAAGTACAACACAGACGAACAACTCAAATCTACATCTGGACTCAAAAAAGATGTTCCAGAAAGTGGAAGACCTCAAGAACTTGTAACCGCAGCGTTAAAAATGAAAAAAGGCCAAATTAGTAAGCCAATCAAACTGGAAAAAGAAAACAAGTACGCTGTAATCAGAGTGGAAGAAGAACCCAAAAAAGCCTCATACAGGAACATTGATGAAGTCAGAGATGAAATCGAAAGAAACATAAAGGCAGAAAAAACTAAAAAGGCATGGGATAGCCTTATCGACACTTTGTGGCAAAAGTACAATGTAAAGATTGTTAATGAAGGAAAACAAGAATAG
- the tgt gene encoding tRNA guanosine(34) transglycosylase Tgt produces MRVRYELIKKEKHTGARLGLLHTPHGTVELPNFMPVATQGTVKTMSPKDLEEIGVQIIVSNTYHLHLRPGEELIQKAGGLHRFMGFKGAILTDSGGYQIYSLADLRKLEEDRVVFKSHIDGSIITFTPEKVVEIQAKLGSDIAMILDWPTPYPSTYKEAKFHMDLTTKWAERAIRYRDSAYQEVSLFGIIQGGTYDDLRIEHSKILTEMPFDGYAIGGLALGEPKVERDRIIEKLSPFFPEDRVRYLMGVGYPDDILSAVTMGVDLFDCVLPTRNARTGTVFTSFGELTIRNATYKEDFFPLDPECSCYTCQNFSRAYIRHLFNAGEILGPRLATYHSLYFFISLMRKIREAIKGDYLLDFKEEFLKKYNSEVQKL; encoded by the coding sequence GTGAGAGTCCGCTACGAACTGATTAAGAAAGAAAAACACACCGGTGCTCGGCTCGGTTTGCTTCATACACCACACGGAACTGTTGAATTACCAAATTTCATGCCCGTTGCAACCCAAGGAACCGTTAAAACTATGTCTCCAAAGGACCTGGAGGAAATCGGTGTGCAAATTATCGTTTCAAATACCTATCACCTCCACTTGAGACCAGGAGAAGAACTTATACAGAAAGCTGGTGGCTTACACAGATTTATGGGCTTCAAGGGGGCAATCCTAACCGATTCCGGGGGATATCAGATCTACAGCCTTGCAGACTTAAGAAAACTTGAGGAAGACAGGGTAGTGTTCAAATCGCACATAGACGGTTCCATAATAACCTTTACCCCTGAGAAAGTCGTGGAAATTCAGGCCAAATTGGGATCTGACATAGCAATGATTTTAGACTGGCCTACCCCCTATCCATCGACCTACAAAGAGGCCAAGTTCCACATGGATCTTACCACAAAATGGGCTGAGAGAGCTATAAGGTACAGAGATTCAGCTTATCAGGAAGTAAGCCTCTTTGGCATTATTCAGGGCGGTACCTATGATGACTTAAGAATTGAGCACTCAAAAATTCTTACTGAAATGCCTTTTGACGGTTATGCTATCGGCGGATTAGCACTTGGCGAGCCGAAAGTAGAAAGAGATAGAATAATTGAAAAGTTATCACCTTTTTTTCCCGAAGATAGGGTAAGATACCTGATGGGAGTTGGTTATCCGGATGACATTCTCTCTGCTGTGACAATGGGCGTTGACCTCTTTGATTGTGTTCTACCAACGAGAAATGCAAGAACGGGAACCGTTTTTACCTCCTTCGGAGAACTAACAATCCGAAATGCAACTTATAAGGAGGATTTTTTTCCATTGGACCCGGAGTGCAGCTGTTATACCTGCCAGAACTTTTCAAGAGCGTACATTAGGCATCTATTTAATGCGGGCGAAATTCTTGGACCCCGACTTGCAACCTACCATTCTCTCTACTTTTTTATAAGTCTAATGAGAAAGATTAGAGAAGCAATTAAAGGAGATTATCTCCTCGACTTCAAAGAAGAATTCCTGAAAAAATATAACTCGGAAGTTCAGAAATTATAA
- a CDS encoding RNA polymerase sigma factor, with amino-acid sequence MAVKFEEVYTDYKEMVFNYVFWRLNDYDEAVDITQEIFIKIYKNLGKFKGESSMKTWVMSIAINHLNDFFRKKKKFNPVYFEEYANDESPDAPGPLEEMDVEDVVRVERALEKLKDWEREILTLYYMEGFQYEEISRLLNIPIGTVKSRLNNAKKSLRKVLTGGVVNGK; translated from the coding sequence ATGGCTGTTAAGTTTGAGGAGGTTTATACCGATTATAAGGAGATGGTGTTCAACTATGTTTTTTGGAGACTTAATGATTACGATGAGGCTGTCGACATTACACAGGAAATTTTTATTAAAATTTACAAAAATCTTGGAAAATTTAAGGGTGAAAGCTCGATGAAAACTTGGGTTATGAGTATAGCCATAAACCATTTAAATGACTTTTTTAGGAAAAAGAAGAAATTTAATCCAGTCTATTTTGAGGAATACGCTAATGATGAAAGCCCTGATGCCCCGGGACCTCTTGAGGAGATGGATGTAGAGGATGTGGTTAGAGTGGAAAGGGCATTAGAAAAACTAAAAGATTGGGAAAGAGAGATATTAACGCTTTACTATATGGAAGGTTTTCAATATGAAGAGATTTCCCGACTTTTGAATATACCGATAGGAACGGTAAAATCTCGTTTAAATAACGCGAAAAAAAGTTTGAGAAAGGTATTAACAGGGGGTGTTGTTAATGGTAAATGA
- the lpxK gene encoding tetraacyldisaccharide 4'-kinase, with protein sequence MIKALFSQLYGLALNLWYLYDEILRTKDVLPAHVISIGNITTGGTGKTPLTIFLAQKLSTDRKVAILTRGYRRKGKGIYILKENTPLMRWEEVGDEPYLMWKKLRGGVPILIGKNRYETGQIAIRQFKCEVLLMDDGFQYLPLKRDIDIVCINQGTVIHGDYLLPRGTLREKFSALKRAHILVLNIKGDTLDHRAVEFLETYKKPIFVMKYEPVRFYNFEGQQISLNSLKGFDVAALSGIADPKSFIDLLTKIGITPKEIIAIRDHNIYPLPKLRALLKKFDYVVTTEKDLIKYPSFKNLLALELQVKIEREDEFLKLL encoded by the coding sequence ATGATAAAAGCACTGTTTTCACAATTATACGGTTTGGCTTTAAATTTGTGGTATCTGTATGATGAAATCCTCAGAACAAAAGACGTTTTACCTGCCCATGTAATATCCATAGGGAATATAACCACAGGAGGTACTGGAAAAACCCCACTTACAATTTTTCTTGCACAGAAACTTTCCACTGATAGAAAAGTTGCAATTCTTACGAGGGGCTACAGGAGAAAAGGTAAGGGAATATACATACTTAAAGAAAACACGCCACTAATGAGGTGGGAAGAAGTTGGAGACGAACCTTACCTAATGTGGAAAAAACTTCGGGGAGGTGTTCCCATCCTTATTGGTAAAAATAGATATGAAACAGGGCAAATTGCAATACGCCAATTTAAATGCGAAGTTTTACTGATGGATGATGGTTTCCAGTACTTACCTCTCAAAAGGGATATAGATATCGTTTGCATAAATCAAGGTACCGTTATTCATGGTGATTACCTCTTACCCAGGGGCACTTTAAGAGAAAAATTTTCAGCCTTAAAAAGAGCTCACATATTAGTCCTCAACATAAAAGGCGATACCCTTGACCACCGTGCAGTAGAGTTTCTCGAAACCTACAAAAAACCAATCTTCGTAATGAAATATGAACCTGTAAGGTTTTACAACTTTGAAGGCCAACAAATATCGCTTAATTCTCTCAAGGGCTTTGACGTGGCAGCGCTTTCTGGTATTGCAGACCCTAAAAGTTTTATTGACCTACTAACTAAAATCGGAATCACACCGAAGGAGATTATTGCCATCAGAGACCACAACATTTATCCCTTGCCGAAGCTGAGAGCTCTTCTCAAAAAATTTGACTATGTAGTTACTACGGAAAAAGACCTCATTAAATATCCCTCTTTCAAAAATCTTCTCGCCCTTGAGCTCCAGGTAAAAATTGAAAGGGAAGATGAATTTTTAAAGCTTTTATAA
- a CDS encoding LptF/LptG family permease codes for MKKIDKYFFLELLKFFLIFSASSVAIFVIVNFFERLGYFIANKARLVDIFKFYIFQIPFIFNLLAPFAFLIASFFLFQQSAYRNEILLIRISGINVRKIISKILLFTFLLSILMFLNGEFLAFPGLQKSTRVRKANIEKSEYYFYYPVVSDFSFMNNDTLFYFSRLNARERKGLGVIVMVLSENGPRVRIDADSCIIVGKTYELFNVKERFLGIDKDSIAFHKKKVLISGVSPFEVIKKKTQIEEMSAKQLLKLVSYKKRMRLQFKEEIVELLYRFSFPLTAFVFAFFALPLAVSIKARGKTYSFGLALIISFLFWVFIQFFKVSGQAGKVNEFFSTFFPLLLSMGMGVVPWLKMKL; via the coding sequence ATGAAAAAAATCGATAAATATTTCTTTCTCGAATTACTGAAATTTTTTTTGATTTTTTCGGCTTCTTCGGTTGCCATTTTTGTAATAGTGAATTTCTTTGAGAGATTGGGTTACTTTATTGCTAATAAAGCCAGACTCGTTGACATTTTTAAATTTTACATTTTTCAGATTCCTTTTATTTTTAATTTGTTAGCACCTTTTGCATTTCTCATTGCCTCTTTTTTCCTCTTCCAGCAGAGTGCCTATAGAAATGAGATTTTGCTTATAAGAATTTCGGGAATTAATGTTCGTAAAATTATTTCAAAGATTTTACTGTTTACCTTTCTCCTATCTATCCTAATGTTTTTAAACGGGGAGTTCTTGGCTTTCCCAGGACTTCAGAAATCTACAAGAGTTAGAAAGGCGAATATTGAGAAGAGCGAGTATTACTTCTATTACCCTGTGGTTTCCGATTTCAGTTTTATGAATAATGATACTCTATTTTATTTCTCCCGGTTAAATGCCCGAGAAAGAAAGGGGCTTGGTGTTATTGTTATGGTCTTAAGCGAAAACGGTCCAAGGGTAAGAATAGATGCAGATTCCTGCATCATTGTTGGAAAAACATATGAACTCTTTAATGTAAAGGAAAGGTTTCTTGGAATTGATAAAGATTCCATTGCTTTCCACAAAAAAAAGGTCCTAATATCGGGAGTCTCCCCTTTTGAGGTTATTAAAAAGAAAACCCAGATTGAAGAGATGAGTGCAAAACAGCTTTTAAAGCTTGTATCCTATAAGAAACGCATGAGATTACAATTTAAAGAAGAGATAGTTGAGCTTCTTTATAGGTTTTCTTTTCCTTTAACGGCTTTTGTGTTTGCTTTTTTTGCCCTGCCACTGGCGGTTTCGATAAAAGCACGTGGGAAGACCTATTCTTTTGGCCTCGCTTTGATAATTTCATTTTTATTCTGGGTCTTTATACAATTTTTTAAAGTCTCTGGCCAGGCAGGAAAGGTAAACGAATTTTTTTCTACGTTTTTCCCGCTTCTTTTATCGATGGGTATGGGTGTTGTTCCGTGGCTTAAAATGAAGTTATAA